One genomic region from Conexibacter woesei DSM 14684 encodes:
- a CDS encoding alpha-E domain-containing protein — translation MLARIAHELYWLGRNLARAEFTARAVDGVFRAELQSPSDRGPGVTLGWNGLLAMLGGGGGAGMAGARGTARGDALARLTLDADRPDSMLASVERAREGARTVRDVISAEMWEAINTTTLALRGDGTTRWATPSGPYLASQYVKQRMALIWGIADRAMLRDEAKSFLDAGSFIEVADMMLRLLRIALPAGEDPRRDGHALALLQAVGGFHAYLRAVTAPPNAQPVARFLIFERAYPDSVAACVDSLHDAFAAADASPRDSQPVLRVSRLAADLDFQRRVLPPDAELVGICERAQLELASVDLDVADHYFAGMAPGERAIAMVV, via the coding sequence ATGCTGGCGCGGATCGCCCACGAGCTGTACTGGCTCGGCCGCAACCTCGCGCGCGCCGAGTTCACCGCGCGCGCGGTCGACGGCGTCTTCCGCGCCGAGCTGCAGAGCCCGTCCGACCGCGGCCCCGGCGTGACGCTCGGCTGGAACGGGCTGCTGGCGATGCTCGGCGGCGGGGGCGGGGCGGGCATGGCGGGAGCGCGCGGCACGGCGCGCGGCGACGCGCTCGCCCGGCTGACGCTGGACGCCGACCGGCCCGACTCGATGCTCGCGAGCGTCGAGCGGGCGCGCGAGGGCGCCCGCACGGTCCGCGACGTCATCTCCGCGGAGATGTGGGAGGCGATCAACACGACGACGCTCGCGCTGCGCGGCGACGGCACGACGCGCTGGGCGACGCCGTCGGGCCCCTATCTCGCGTCGCAGTACGTGAAGCAGCGGATGGCGCTGATCTGGGGGATCGCCGACCGCGCGATGCTGCGCGACGAGGCGAAGTCGTTCCTCGACGCCGGCTCCTTCATCGAGGTCGCGGACATGATGCTGCGGCTGCTGCGGATCGCGCTGCCGGCCGGCGAGGACCCGCGCCGCGACGGCCACGCGCTGGCGCTGCTGCAGGCGGTCGGCGGCTTCCACGCCTATCTGCGCGCCGTCACCGCGCCGCCGAACGCGCAGCCGGTCGCGCGCTTCCTGATCTTCGAGCGCGCCTACCCCGACAGCGTCGCCGCGTGCGTCGACTCGCTGCACGACGCGTTCGCCGCCGCCGACGCGAGCCCGCGCGACTCGCAGCCGGTCCTGCGCGTCAGCCGGCTCGCCGCCGACCTCGACTTCCAGCGGCGGGTGCTGCCGCCGGACGCGGAGCTCGTCGGGATCTGCGAGCGCGCGCAGCTGGAGCTGGCGTCGGTCGACCTCGACGTCGCCGACCACTACTTCGCGGGGATGGCGCCCGGCGAGCGTGCGATCGCGATGGTGGTGTGA
- a CDS encoding transglutaminase family protein, which produces MHFSIRYRTEYTYSTPVSDNLNALRVRPATTSSQRCDEFHTRIDPEARVIRHLDYFGTEVLEFGIPTAHEQLTIDVRARVVTSAPPEPPHGPWSALASEAYVEAAGEFVLPWHDQPAIPGLDELAASLSAASDPLAALRLLTELIPDTFAYRRGATYVGSTVADLLAAGAGVCQDFVHVSLLLLRRRGIAARYVSGYLWAAPEDEGADSLEVDTHAWLEALLPGIDGRGEPVWVGVDPTNRRFAGETHVKIGHGRFYADIPPVKGVYRGGTASTLDAAVTMSRLDPQAGARA; this is translated from the coding sequence GTGCACTTCTCGATCAGGTACCGGACCGAATACACGTACAGCACGCCGGTCTCGGACAACCTCAACGCGCTGCGCGTGCGGCCGGCGACGACCTCGTCGCAGCGCTGCGACGAGTTCCACACGCGGATCGACCCGGAGGCGCGCGTGATCCGCCACCTCGACTACTTCGGCACCGAGGTGCTCGAGTTCGGCATCCCGACCGCGCACGAGCAGCTGACGATCGACGTGCGGGCGCGCGTCGTGACGTCCGCGCCGCCGGAGCCGCCGCACGGGCCGTGGAGCGCACTCGCCTCCGAGGCGTACGTCGAGGCGGCCGGCGAGTTCGTGCTGCCGTGGCACGACCAGCCGGCGATCCCGGGGCTCGACGAGCTGGCCGCGTCGCTGAGCGCCGCCAGCGACCCGCTCGCCGCGCTGCGGCTGCTCACCGAGCTGATCCCCGACACGTTCGCCTATCGCCGCGGCGCGACGTACGTCGGCTCGACGGTCGCCGACCTGCTCGCGGCCGGCGCCGGCGTCTGCCAGGACTTCGTCCACGTCTCGCTGCTGCTGCTGCGCCGCCGCGGGATTGCCGCCCGCTACGTCTCCGGGTACCTGTGGGCGGCGCCCGAGGACGAGGGCGCCGACTCGCTCGAGGTCGACACGCACGCATGGCTGGAGGCGCTGCTGCCCGGGATCGACGGGCGCGGCGAGCCGGTCTGGGTCGGCGTCGACCCGACCAACCGCCGCTTCGCCGGCGAGACGCACGTGAAGATCGGCCACGGCCGCTTCTACGCCGACATCCCGCCCGTCAAGGGCGTCTACCGCGGCGGCACCGCCTCGACGCTCGACGCCGCCGTGACGATGTCGCGGCTGGACCCGCAGGCGGGCGCGCGGGCCTAG
- a CDS encoding DUF6328 family protein has protein sequence MSDQSLEQPARDDRDETEKQRLDRNLLELLNELRVALPGVQVLFAFLLAVPFQARWDEVTAFQRDVYFATLCCALIAIALMIAPTAYHRLNFRASRKRELVMISNRLAIAGIVFLAIALVGVMILIADILFGWVGTTVFGALAALLLLLLWFVLPKHKDLGIEDD, from the coding sequence ATGAGCGACCAATCCCTGGAGCAACCGGCGCGCGACGACCGCGACGAGACCGAGAAGCAGCGGCTCGACCGCAACCTGCTCGAGCTGCTGAACGAGCTGCGCGTCGCGCTGCCCGGCGTCCAGGTGCTGTTCGCGTTCCTGCTCGCCGTCCCGTTCCAGGCGCGCTGGGACGAGGTGACGGCGTTCCAGCGCGACGTCTACTTCGCCACGCTCTGCTGCGCGCTGATCGCGATCGCGCTGATGATCGCCCCGACCGCGTACCACCGTCTCAACTTCCGCGCCAGCCGCAAGCGCGAGCTGGTGATGATCTCCAACAGACTCGCGATCGCCGGCATCGTCTTCCTCGCGATCGCGCTCGTCGGCGTGATGATCCTGATCGCCGACATCCTCTTCGGCTGGGTCGGCACGACCGTCTTCGGCGCGCTCGCGGCGCTGCTGCTCCTGCTGCTGTGGTTCGTGCTGCCGAAGCACAAGGACCTCGGCATCGAGGACGACTAG
- a CDS encoding PspC domain-containing protein, with product MNSDASAAAHPPLRRAADDHLLLGVCAGIARTLDVRPLFVRVAAILLSAIAFPLLVIAYAAIALIVPRDDGRALLGGEPRDGREQLLGWSAVVFAGVLLLAAGFDPEQLVWPALSGAGLLLAAGGVIALAVREGRRTAAPAVPGARAPGTPPAAAPPREPAPPAPATTVVLASGPPATPIQDDTIVIDPPGPPADATVQRRRRGRTWLIATGVTLLVLAAIVAAGAVALGAIGGIGDTTKRPATIADLDSEYRLGVGAMDIDLRELKLPRGTTDVRATVGAGNLTVFVPPGVHVESIGPTELTGVDRVNRAARVLELRERRALRAARGGATAGRGRATPGGRAARGRGAERTRAAAPPAREPRTVSIDADIGLGSASVITTGG from the coding sequence GTGAACTCCGACGCCTCCGCGGCGGCGCATCCGCCCCTGCGCCGCGCCGCCGACGACCACCTGCTGCTCGGCGTCTGCGCCGGCATCGCCCGGACGCTCGACGTGCGCCCGCTGTTCGTGCGGGTCGCGGCCATCCTGCTGAGCGCGATCGCGTTCCCGCTGCTCGTTATCGCCTACGCCGCGATCGCGCTGATCGTCCCGCGCGACGACGGCCGCGCGCTGCTCGGCGGTGAGCCGCGCGACGGACGCGAGCAGCTGCTGGGCTGGTCGGCGGTCGTGTTTGCAGGAGTCCTCCTGCTCGCCGCCGGCTTCGACCCCGAGCAGCTCGTCTGGCCCGCGCTCTCCGGCGCCGGCCTGCTGCTCGCCGCCGGTGGCGTGATCGCGCTCGCCGTTCGCGAGGGACGTCGCACCGCGGCGCCGGCCGTCCCCGGGGCACGCGCCCCGGGGACGCCGCCCGCAGCCGCACCTCCACGCGAGCCCGCCCCGCCGGCGCCCGCCACGACGGTCGTCCTGGCTTCTGGTCCCCCAGCGACACCAATCCAGGACGACACGATCGTGATAGACCCGCCCGGCCCGCCCGCCGACGCCACGGTGCAGCGGCGCCGGCGCGGCCGCACGTGGTTGATCGCGACGGGCGTGACGTTGCTCGTGCTCGCGGCGATCGTCGCCGCCGGCGCTGTCGCGCTCGGGGCGATCGGCGGGATCGGCGACACGACGAAGCGGCCCGCGACCATCGCCGACCTCGACTCCGAGTACCGTCTGGGCGTGGGCGCGATGGACATCGACCTGCGCGAGCTGAAGCTGCCGCGCGGCACGACCGACGTCCGCGCCACCGTCGGCGCCGGCAACCTGACCGTGTTCGTGCCACCCGGCGTCCACGTCGAGTCGATCGGCCCGACCGAGCTGACCGGCGTCGATCGCGTCAACCGCGCGGCACGCGTGCTGGAGCTGCGCGAGCGGCGCGCGCTGAGAGCCGCGCGCGGCGGCGCGACGGCGGGCCGCGGCAGAGCCACGCCGGGCGGCAGAGCGGCGCGCGGCAGAGGCGCGGAACGCACGAGAGCCGCCGCGCCGCCGGCCCGTGAGCCGCGCACCGTCAGCATCGACGCCGACATCGGGCTCGGCTCCGCCTCGGTGATCACCACCGGTGGCTGA
- a CDS encoding ATP-binding protein, with the protein MAEEPPAPAPAPRQPLARSAEHRVLLGVCGGIAEALDVDPVLVRLAFAVATAAGGIGIAVYFAAALLLPSPPADAPRRPYRARAQEATGIGLLLIVGAVVLAQTGILLPIDVLGPGVLLLGGLALIWRQAAPDAPLPVPGTAGMEPRDAARTLLGLMLVGGGALLFLRLGADATAFVSAAIAASIAAAGIGLLVGPRLRRARVEAEAERRERVRTEERARVAARLHDSVLQTLALIQRTPDARQAQLLARRQERELRAWLYGGEDADAPVTFAAALRHAADEVEADYGVGVRLVQLRDAPLDEHLEALVGASREAITNAAKHAGVQEISVLARVTDGEASVFVRDRGAGFDRALVAADRRGLRESVEGRMALHRGRATIHSVPGEGTEIELMLPRHTT; encoded by the coding sequence GTGGCTGAGGAGCCCCCCGCACCGGCGCCCGCACCGCGGCAGCCGCTCGCCCGCTCTGCCGAGCACCGTGTGCTGCTCGGCGTCTGCGGCGGGATCGCGGAGGCGCTCGACGTCGATCCGGTGCTGGTGCGGCTCGCCTTCGCGGTCGCGACCGCCGCGGGCGGCATCGGCATCGCCGTCTACTTCGCGGCGGCGCTGCTGCTGCCGAGCCCGCCGGCCGACGCGCCGCGCCGCCCCTACCGCGCGCGAGCGCAGGAGGCGACGGGCATCGGCCTGCTGCTGATCGTCGGCGCGGTCGTACTCGCGCAGACCGGGATCCTGCTCCCGATCGACGTGCTCGGACCCGGCGTGCTGCTGCTCGGCGGCCTCGCGCTGATCTGGCGCCAGGCGGCACCGGACGCGCCGCTGCCGGTCCCCGGCACCGCCGGCATGGAGCCGCGCGACGCCGCGCGCACCCTGCTCGGCCTGATGCTCGTCGGCGGCGGCGCGCTGCTGTTCCTGCGCCTCGGCGCCGACGCGACGGCGTTCGTCTCGGCCGCGATCGCGGCGTCGATCGCCGCCGCCGGGATCGGCCTGCTCGTCGGCCCTCGGCTGCGCCGCGCGCGCGTCGAGGCGGAGGCCGAGCGGCGCGAGCGCGTCCGCACCGAGGAGCGCGCCCGTGTCGCCGCGCGGCTGCACGACTCGGTCCTGCAGACGCTGGCGCTGATCCAGCGCACGCCCGACGCGCGCCAGGCGCAGCTGCTCGCGCGCCGGCAGGAGCGCGAGCTGCGTGCGTGGCTGTACGGCGGCGAGGATGCCGACGCGCCCGTCACGTTCGCCGCCGCGCTGCGGCACGCGGCCGACGAGGTCGAGGCCGACTACGGCGTCGGGGTAAGACTCGTGCAGCTGCGCGACGCGCCGCTCGACGAGCACCTCGAAGCGCTCGTCGGCGCGAGCCGCGAGGCGATCACGAACGCCGCCAAGCATGCCGGGGTGCAGGAGATCTCGGTGCTCGCGCGGGTGACCGACGGCGAGGCGTCGGTCTTCGTGCGCGACCGCGGGGCAGGCTTCGACCGCGCGCTCGTCGCCGCCGACCGGCGCGGGCTGCGCGAGTCGGTCGAGGGGCGGATGGCGCTCCACCGCGGCCGTGCGACGATTCACAGCGTGCCCGGCGAGGGCACCGAGATCGAGCTGATGCTGCCGAGGCACACGACATGA
- a CDS encoding response regulator: MNVPLRKVVLIDDHAIFRAGLKAGLGPTIEVVGEAGTVEEAVPLIRTLDPDVVVLDVHLPDGGGQAVIPAVHAERPGVRFLALSVSDAAEDVVAVIRSGARGYVTKSIAPDELVDAIHRVADGDAVFSPWLAGFVLDAFGGGGGGGEGGGRGAGAAGAGGGDPELDQLTAREQDVLLLIARGYMYKEIGARLHISVKTVESHVSNVLRKLQLSSRHELTRWAAQRRMI, translated from the coding sequence ATGAACGTTCCGCTGCGCAAGGTCGTCCTGATCGACGACCACGCGATCTTCCGCGCCGGTCTCAAGGCCGGGCTCGGTCCGACGATCGAGGTCGTCGGCGAGGCCGGCACGGTCGAGGAGGCGGTGCCGCTGATCCGCACGCTCGACCCCGACGTCGTCGTGCTCGACGTGCACCTGCCCGACGGCGGTGGCCAGGCGGTGATCCCGGCCGTCCACGCCGAGCGGCCGGGCGTGCGCTTCCTCGCGCTGTCGGTCTCCGACGCGGCCGAGGACGTCGTCGCCGTGATCCGCTCGGGCGCGCGCGGCTACGTGACGAAGTCGATCGCCCCCGACGAGCTGGTCGACGCGATCCACCGCGTCGCGGACGGCGACGCCGTCTTCTCGCCGTGGCTCGCCGGCTTCGTGCTCGACGCGTTCGGCGGGGGCGGGGGCGGGGGCGAAGGCGGCGGGAGAGGAGCGGGCGCCGCGGGCGCGGGCGGCGGCGACCCCGAGCTGGACCAGCTGACCGCGCGCGAGCAGGACGTGCTGCTGCTGATCGCGCGCGGCTACATGTACAAGGAGATCGGCGCGAGACTCCACATCTCGGTCAAGACGGTCGAGTCGCATGTCTCCAACGTGCTGCGCAAGCTCCAACTCTCCAGCCGCCACGAGCTGACGCGCTGGGCCGCGCAGCGGCGGATGATCTAG